From a single Polynucleobacter asymbioticus QLW-P1DMWA-1 genomic region:
- the maiA gene encoding maleylacetoacetate isomerase has protein sequence MTLQKKPKLYSFWRSSAAFRVRIALNLKGIDYEIIPVHLSKGGGEQFSKEYSLKNPTHLVPFFDDGNCQIHQSLAIIEYLDDVQAKPPLLPEGTSDRAWVRSLAMDITSDIHPINNLRVLRYLVKEIGVSNEAKDIWYQHWIAVGLDSLEKQLSTDPRVGRFAAGEQPGLIDICLVPQVFNALGNKMNLSPYPTIVRIFNECMKLPAFINASWENQIDAEGSNPVISLQE, from the coding sequence ATGACGCTACAGAAAAAACCCAAGCTTTATAGCTTTTGGCGAAGTTCCGCAGCCTTTCGTGTGCGTATTGCCCTGAACTTAAAAGGGATAGATTATGAAATCATTCCCGTTCATTTAAGCAAAGGCGGGGGAGAGCAATTTAGCAAAGAATATTCGCTCAAGAACCCGACGCATTTAGTACCCTTCTTTGATGATGGGAATTGTCAAATTCACCAATCACTAGCCATCATTGAATATCTTGATGATGTTCAGGCTAAGCCCCCGCTTCTGCCCGAAGGTACTAGTGATCGCGCTTGGGTTCGATCGCTAGCAATGGATATCACTAGCGATATACACCCCATCAATAATTTACGAGTATTGCGTTATTTAGTAAAAGAAATTGGTGTATCGAATGAAGCCAAAGATATCTGGTATCAACATTGGATTGCGGTTGGTCTGGATAGTCTAGAAAAACAACTGAGTACTGATCCAAGGGTGGGTCGCTTTGCAGCAGGAGAACAACCCGGGCTGATCGATATTTGCTTAGTACCCCAAGTCTTTAATGCGCTCGGCAATAAAATGAATCTAAGCCCCTATCCGACTATCGTGCGTATATTTAACGAATGCATGAAACTTCCTGCATTTATTAACGCCTCCTGGGAAAATCAGATTGATGCAGAGGGTTCAAATCCCGTCATTAGCCTGCAGGAATAG
- a CDS encoding glycine zipper domain-containing protein, translated as MKKIIAITAAAVAITGCSGMSNTEQRTLSGASIGAVAGGVGTAIFHGNPIWGVVGGAAVGAASGYAYDAYKKNEGSNYNAGYNAGKNNQPNNAPN; from the coding sequence ATGAAAAAAATTATTGCAATCACAGCTGCTGCTGTAGCAATCACAGGATGCTCTGGTATGAGCAATACTGAACAACGCACTTTATCTGGCGCCTCTATTGGTGCCGTTGCAGGTGGCGTAGGAACAGCTATATTCCACGGCAACCCAATCTGGGGTGTAGTTGGTGGCGCCGCTGTAGGTGCAGCCTCTGGTTATGCTTATGATGCTTATAAGAAAAATGAAGGCTCTAACTACAACGCAGGTTACAACGCTGGCAAAAATAATCAGCCAAACAATGCGCCTAACTAA
- the lnt gene encoding apolipoprotein N-acyltransferase, producing MLFVLGVLLAVAAELAYGGWIQIPILSLVWWRLGLQEALPIKKQALSGFTFGLGYFVVGVWWLYISMHDVGGMHALLSVLAVFLLSSCLAIYFSIACLAIPLFKKSGVSGLILAASWVAMDFLRGYLFTGFPWMGFAETQINGPFAGIAPIFGGLACTFLTIWCSWELLQIKGRWLTSSLAIVGVIAFTQAIGLINFTKPFGEPISVRLIQGNFAQSLKFNPLAIGQQIDFYTKEIIKTPANLIVVPETAFPWPQVNLPIGLINYLQTFSSNTESNVLLGLIGEVNTDGTMQYTNRALGLSPNQIPYQYDKFHLVPFGEFIPLGFRWFIDAFRVPLSDFARGGADQSPLTVVRKDQLDIHAAITICYEDVFGSELATRIRQSKQPVNLLINMTNLAWFGQSQAPMQQLRLSQLRSLETGLPALRATNTGITSVLSSNGKVLQSVPEFTQTTLNTQVQTYSGKTPYVIWGNLPILSFSCLLLIWALIRLRRF from the coding sequence TTGCTCTTTGTCTTAGGGGTCCTCCTAGCAGTGGCTGCTGAGCTCGCTTACGGCGGATGGATTCAAATACCTATCCTCTCTTTAGTATGGTGGCGACTAGGTTTGCAAGAAGCACTACCCATAAAAAAACAGGCTCTTTCTGGATTTACATTTGGGCTTGGTTATTTTGTTGTGGGGGTTTGGTGGCTTTACATTAGCATGCATGATGTTGGTGGCATGCATGCCCTACTCTCCGTTCTTGCAGTATTTTTGCTGTCATCGTGCCTGGCTATTTACTTCTCTATAGCCTGCCTTGCAATCCCCCTCTTTAAAAAATCGGGTGTATCAGGTCTCATTTTGGCTGCCAGTTGGGTTGCCATGGATTTTTTACGCGGATATCTATTTACTGGATTTCCTTGGATGGGCTTTGCTGAAACGCAGATTAATGGTCCCTTTGCCGGAATAGCACCTATTTTCGGAGGATTAGCTTGTACATTTTTAACTATCTGGTGCTCATGGGAGTTACTTCAAATTAAAGGGCGATGGCTCACAAGTAGCCTTGCTATTGTTGGCGTTATTGCATTCACTCAAGCGATAGGACTAATTAACTTTACAAAACCATTTGGTGAACCAATCAGCGTTCGCTTAATTCAAGGGAATTTTGCGCAAAGCCTTAAATTTAATCCTCTAGCTATTGGACAACAAATTGATTTCTACACAAAAGAAATAATCAAGACGCCTGCCAATCTGATTGTCGTTCCTGAAACCGCCTTCCCCTGGCCACAAGTGAATCTTCCAATAGGCCTCATTAATTACTTGCAAACTTTTTCTAGCAATACCGAAAGCAATGTATTGTTAGGTTTGATTGGTGAAGTTAATACCGATGGCACTATGCAATATACGAATCGTGCATTAGGGCTTAGTCCAAATCAAATTCCTTACCAATATGACAAATTTCACTTAGTTCCTTTTGGTGAATTTATACCTCTGGGCTTTCGTTGGTTCATTGATGCATTTCGCGTGCCTTTAAGTGACTTTGCGCGAGGTGGCGCAGATCAGTCGCCTCTAACAGTGGTACGAAAAGATCAACTGGATATTCATGCTGCAATCACCATTTGTTATGAGGATGTTTTTGGCAGTGAACTGGCAACCCGTATTCGCCAAAGCAAGCAACCCGTTAATCTATTAATTAACATGACCAATCTTGCGTGGTTTGGTCAATCTCAAGCGCCAATGCAGCAGCTAAGACTCTCTCAATTACGCTCTCTTGAAACAGGATTGCCAGCCTTACGCGCCACCAATACTGGCATCACCTCAGTCCTCAGCTCGAACGGCAAAGTCTTGCAATCTGTTCCGGAATTTACCCAAACTACCCTAAACACCCAAGTGCAGACCTATAGCGGGAAAACACCTTATGTCATTTGGGGTAATTTACCCATCCTGAGCTTTTCGTGCCTTCTTCTCATCTGGGCCCTTATCCGCCTAAGGCGTTTTTAG
- a CDS encoding ammonium transporter codes for MTKFCSASKLIAGIRMPQEEEYEGADLSVHRISSTPDRKPNW; via the coding sequence GTGACTAAATTTTGCAGTGCATCGAAGCTCATTGCGGGAATTCGGATGCCTCAAGAAGAGGAATATGAGGGCGCAGATTTAAGTGTGCATCGCATTTCTTCCACACCAGATCGCAAACCGAATTGGTAG
- a CDS encoding HlyC/CorC family transporter — MPDPNKSLLDRLAEFLSPQPTSPSERRQELIETLREAQTEGLIDADALSMIEGVFQVGQLCARDILVPRAQIDWIDIGLALPEIVKSVIEAAHSRFPVFEGSRDNVIGILLAKDLLRHSTEKDFQVRDWLRPAVFIPESKRLSVLLRDFKDNRNHLAVVVDEYSGVAGIITIEDVLEQIVGDIEDEHDIDEEADNIISLDNGDIRVKGITELEQFNETLGTHFAPEDIETVAGLVIQHLGRVPKMGELIEIDGIEFEVQRADPRQIHILLARQISKKAD, encoded by the coding sequence ATGCCTGACCCCAACAAATCCCTACTAGACCGACTTGCCGAGTTCCTGTCGCCGCAACCGACCAGTCCGAGCGAACGTCGCCAAGAACTGATTGAAACACTGCGTGAAGCTCAAACTGAGGGATTAATCGACGCCGACGCCCTCTCTATGATTGAAGGCGTCTTTCAGGTGGGGCAGCTATGTGCGCGAGACATTTTGGTGCCACGCGCTCAGATCGACTGGATCGATATCGGTTTGGCTTTGCCTGAAATCGTGAAATCCGTTATTGAGGCCGCTCACTCACGCTTTCCTGTATTTGAAGGAAGTCGGGATAACGTGATTGGCATCTTATTGGCCAAAGATTTGCTGCGCCACTCCACGGAAAAAGATTTTCAAGTTCGAGACTGGTTACGTCCAGCAGTTTTTATTCCAGAATCAAAACGTTTGAGTGTGTTACTGCGCGATTTCAAAGACAATCGGAATCACTTAGCTGTAGTTGTTGATGAATATAGTGGGGTCGCGGGCATTATCACCATTGAAGATGTCCTAGAGCAAATTGTTGGTGATATCGAAGATGAACATGATATTGATGAGGAGGCTGATAACATCATCTCTTTAGATAATGGTGATATTCGCGTTAAAGGCATTACAGAGCTAGAGCAATTCAACGAAACATTGGGCACCCATTTTGCGCCCGAAGATATCGAAACAGTAGCCGGTCTCGTCATTCAACATTTGGGCCGCGTTCCAAAAATGGGTGAGCTCATTGAGATTGATGGAATTGAGTTTGAGGTGCAACGTGCTGACCCTCGCCAGATTCATATTCTATTAGCCCGCCAAATTTCTAAAAAAGCTGACTGA
- a CDS encoding rhodanese-like domain-containing protein, with amino-acid sequence MKLKIGYQALIDNAMEAIETIPLDKAQELLSDSNAVFVDIRDVRELEREGMIPNALHAPRGMLEFWVDPDSPYYKPIFGEGKRLILYCASAWRSALATEILQKMGVPNVCHLAGGFNAWKKASLPTVEKASKPHSG; translated from the coding sequence ATGAAATTAAAGATTGGATATCAAGCGCTGATTGATAACGCAATGGAGGCAATTGAGACAATCCCATTGGATAAGGCGCAGGAATTGTTGTCTGACTCAAATGCGGTATTTGTCGATATTCGGGATGTGCGCGAGTTGGAGCGAGAGGGAATGATTCCAAATGCTTTGCATGCCCCGCGTGGCATGTTGGAATTCTGGGTTGATCCCGATAGCCCTTATTACAAGCCGATATTTGGCGAAGGAAAACGCCTAATCTTGTATTGCGCATCAGCCTGGCGTTCTGCTTTAGCTACAGAAATACTGCAAAAGATGGGGGTTCCAAACGTCTGCCACCTGGCTGGCGGATTTAACGCTTGGAAGAAAGCCTCTTTACCTACTGTTGAAAAAGCTTCTAAGCCCCACTCTGGTTAA
- the glyQ gene encoding glycine--tRNA ligase subunit alpha: protein MLTFQQIILKLQDYWDQQGCALLQPIDLEVGAGTSHTATFLRAIGPEPWKAAYVQPSRRPKDGRYGENPNRLQHYYQYQVVLKPAPENILELYLGSLATLGLDLKQNDIRFVEDDWENPTLGAWGLGWEVWLNGMEVTQFTYFQQVGGLDCKPVLGEITYGIERLAMYIQNCSNVYDLVWADGISYGDVYHQNEVEQSCYNFEHSNTDLLFANFTNFESEAKRLMEVPLALPAYEMVLKAAHTFNLLDARGAISVTERAAYIGRIRNLSRAVAQAYFESREKLGFPMCQRQVKA from the coding sequence ATGCTTACTTTTCAGCAAATCATTCTTAAACTTCAAGATTATTGGGACCAACAAGGTTGTGCCCTATTGCAACCCATCGACCTCGAGGTAGGCGCCGGTACATCACATACCGCCACCTTCTTAAGAGCAATTGGACCCGAACCCTGGAAAGCAGCCTATGTTCAGCCATCACGCCGTCCTAAGGATGGCCGCTATGGTGAGAACCCGAACCGCTTGCAACATTACTACCAATACCAAGTAGTTCTTAAGCCAGCACCAGAAAATATTTTAGAGCTCTATCTTGGCTCTTTAGCAACCTTAGGTCTTGACCTCAAACAAAACGATATTCGTTTCGTTGAGGATGACTGGGAAAATCCAACGCTTGGTGCCTGGGGCTTAGGTTGGGAAGTTTGGCTCAATGGGATGGAAGTAACGCAATTTACTTATTTTCAGCAAGTAGGCGGCCTAGACTGCAAGCCAGTTCTAGGAGAAATTACATACGGCATTGAACGTTTGGCAATGTATATCCAAAACTGCTCTAACGTGTACGACTTAGTTTGGGCCGATGGCATTTCTTATGGCGATGTCTATCATCAAAATGAAGTAGAGCAGTCTTGTTATAACTTTGAGCATTCCAATACGGACCTACTCTTTGCAAACTTCACCAATTTTGAAAGTGAAGCAAAACGCTTGATGGAAGTGCCATTGGCTTTACCGGCATATGAGATGGTTCTAAAGGCTGCACATACATTTAATCTATTGGATGCCCGTGGCGCAATCTCTGTTACAGAACGTGCAGCCTATATTGGCCGGATTCGAAATCTCTCGCGCGCAGTTGCTCAGGCCTACTTTGAGTCTAGAGAAAAGTTGGGCTTTCCAATGTGTCAACGACAAGTTAAAGCCTAA
- the miaB gene encoding tRNA (N6-isopentenyl adenosine(37)-C2)-methylthiotransferase MiaB, producing MKKLYIKTFGCQMNEYDSGKMADLLHADEGMVMTDTPEDADVVLLNTCSIREKAEDKVFSDLGRLRELKKTKPHMLIGVGGCVASQEGRQIVSRAPYVDVVFGPQTLHRLSDLIAQRRKTGLSQVDISFPEIEKFDHLPASRQTRGSAYVSIMEGCSKYCSYCVVPYTRGEEVSRPFDDVLTEVAGLASKGVKEIVLLGQNVNAYLGKMGDAEEIADFALLIEYIAEIPGVERIRFTTSHPKEFTQRLIDVYAKVPKLVSHLHLPVQHGSDSILSAMKRGYTALEYKSIIRKMRAVRPDLTLSSDFIVGFPGETDADFEKLLKMVQELDFDNSFCFIFSPRPGTPAANLSDDTPYEVKLKRLQTLLALIEGQSNQISQKMLGKTERVLIEGLAKDGVNLQGRAENNRVIHFSPPDQNIDGLIGEMVDIRITEVLNYTLRGELVETHVI from the coding sequence ATGAAAAAGCTCTATATCAAAACCTTTGGTTGCCAAATGAACGAGTATGACTCGGGCAAAATGGCGGACCTACTCCATGCCGATGAGGGCATGGTCATGACAGACACCCCTGAAGATGCGGATGTTGTTTTACTAAACACATGCTCTATACGCGAGAAAGCCGAAGATAAAGTGTTTTCTGATCTTGGGCGCTTAAGAGAGCTCAAAAAAACTAAACCTCATATGTTAATTGGCGTTGGTGGATGCGTAGCTAGTCAAGAAGGCCGCCAAATTGTTAGTCGTGCGCCTTATGTAGACGTTGTATTTGGCCCCCAAACCTTACATCGTTTAAGCGATCTCATTGCACAACGTCGAAAAACAGGTCTCTCTCAAGTAGATATCTCCTTTCCTGAGATTGAGAAGTTTGATCACCTCCCAGCCTCCCGTCAAACGCGTGGCTCTGCTTACGTTTCCATCATGGAGGGCTGCTCTAAATACTGCAGTTACTGTGTAGTGCCATATACCCGCGGCGAGGAAGTTTCCAGGCCATTTGATGATGTGTTAACCGAGGTTGCCGGTCTTGCCAGCAAAGGCGTAAAAGAAATCGTGCTGCTTGGACAAAACGTCAATGCGTATCTTGGAAAAATGGGAGATGCCGAAGAGATTGCAGACTTTGCTTTGTTAATTGAATACATCGCAGAAATTCCCGGAGTAGAGCGGATTCGTTTTACAACCAGCCATCCTAAAGAATTTACTCAACGCTTGATTGATGTGTATGCCAAGGTTCCTAAGTTAGTAAGCCATCTTCATCTACCAGTCCAACATGGTTCTGACTCAATTCTGTCAGCCATGAAGCGTGGCTATACTGCTTTGGAATATAAAAGCATTATTCGGAAGATGCGTGCTGTACGTCCTGACCTTACGCTATCAAGTGATTTCATTGTGGGCTTTCCGGGGGAGACGGATGCCGATTTTGAGAAGTTATTAAAAATGGTGCAAGAGCTCGATTTCGATAACAGCTTTTGCTTTATCTTTAGCCCACGCCCAGGCACGCCGGCGGCTAACTTAAGCGATGACACTCCCTACGAAGTGAAATTAAAGCGTCTACAAACTCTCTTGGCGTTAATTGAAGGGCAATCAAATCAGATTAGCCAAAAAATGTTGGGCAAGACTGAAAGAGTCCTCATTGAAGGCTTAGCTAAAGACGGAGTTAACCTTCAAGGTCGCGCTGAAAACAATCGAGTCATTCATTTTTCCCCGCCAGATCAAAATATCGACGGCTTGATTGGAGAAATGGTAGATATTCGCATTACTGAGGTGCTTAATTACACTCTCCGCGGTGAATTGGTAGAGACTCATGTCATCTAA
- a CDS encoding putative Na+/H+ antiporter, with translation MNFTATELGATIIFAIAVLHTFCTGYFETLAHQSRRHAGLWHLLGEVEIVFGFWAAILVIFISLYDDLNTAKAFLNKRNFTEPLFVFAIMIVAGSKPILYVSTQFLHTLARALQFLLRLKKAPALYFLTLAITPLLGSVITEPAAMTLAAFLLRDLVYRHQCSKALLFGTLGVLFVNISIGGTLTNFAAPPVLMVATTWDWSSAFMFTNFGLESSIAIFINALGATLLFHRQLVEPVTNSTTTKVPLAVILMHLLFLCGVVVFAHDPIIFMWLLLFFIGYTTAYPKHQSPLILKEALLVGFFLGGLVVLGALQGWWLQPILSMMEPTAVFYGSLALTAITDNAALTYLGSLVTGTSPEFKLALVGGAVAGGGLTVIANAPNPAGIAILRHHFPNGAVSALHLLIAAIPPTVVAIFAYRVF, from the coding sequence ATGAACTTTACCGCTACAGAACTCGGCGCAACAATTATTTTTGCAATCGCAGTTTTGCATACTTTTTGCACGGGTTATTTTGAAACTCTCGCTCACCAGTCTCGTCGACATGCCGGTCTTTGGCATTTACTGGGTGAAGTAGAAATTGTTTTTGGTTTTTGGGCTGCAATTTTGGTTATTTTTATCAGCCTCTACGATGACCTCAATACTGCCAAAGCATTCCTAAATAAACGCAACTTTACTGAGCCTTTATTTGTTTTTGCCATCATGATTGTGGCTGGAAGCAAACCGATACTCTATGTGTCAACCCAATTCCTGCATACCTTAGCGCGGGCACTTCAATTTCTCTTGCGACTGAAAAAAGCACCGGCTTTATATTTTTTAACGCTTGCCATTACACCTCTCTTGGGTTCAGTCATCACTGAGCCAGCTGCAATGACCTTGGCCGCATTCTTACTACGAGATTTGGTATACCGCCATCAATGTTCTAAAGCATTATTGTTTGGCACGCTCGGAGTGTTATTTGTCAATATTTCTATTGGCGGAACTCTGACTAATTTTGCAGCGCCTCCCGTTCTCATGGTAGCAACGACCTGGGACTGGAGCTCAGCATTTATGTTCACTAATTTTGGCCTTGAATCTAGTATTGCCATCTTCATCAATGCGTTGGGCGCAACACTACTGTTTCATCGTCAGTTGGTTGAACCTGTCACGAATAGCACGACTACTAAAGTACCCCTTGCAGTGATCTTGATGCACTTGTTATTTTTATGTGGCGTAGTAGTGTTTGCACATGATCCTATTATTTTTATGTGGCTATTACTTTTCTTTATTGGTTACACAACAGCGTATCCCAAACATCAAAGCCCACTTATTTTGAAAGAAGCTCTACTAGTTGGTTTTTTCTTGGGAGGATTAGTAGTTTTGGGGGCTCTTCAAGGATGGTGGTTACAACCGATCCTGAGCATGATGGAACCAACGGCCGTCTTTTATGGCAGCCTCGCGCTTACCGCTATTACCGATAATGCTGCATTGACCTATTTAGGCTCACTGGTAACTGGCACCTCCCCGGAATTTAAACTGGCATTGGTAGGCGGCGCTGTTGCTGGCGGAGGATTAACGGTGATTGCAAATGCACCCAATCCAGCTGGTATTGCAATCTTGCGTCATCACTTTCCCAATGGGGCCGTATCTGCATTACATCTTCTCATTGCCGCTATACCCCCTACAGTGGTGGCTATTTTTGCTTATCGCGTTTTTTAA
- a CDS encoding OsmC family protein, producing MRKVTSQFGDGSLQQKLTVGDLHFLSDAGLQNGGDGAGPNPHEFLGAALAACTSMTLKMYAGRKAMNLENAVVTVDIERNDEVEKFSRDIQLIGNLSVEEKERLLEIANKCPIHKALTGQIQIKTQLVS from the coding sequence ATGAGAAAAGTAACTTCACAATTTGGCGATGGATCATTGCAGCAAAAACTGACAGTCGGTGATCTGCATTTTTTATCGGATGCAGGATTGCAAAATGGGGGTGATGGAGCTGGTCCTAATCCTCATGAATTTTTGGGTGCAGCTTTAGCAGCATGCACTAGCATGACATTAAAAATGTATGCGGGTCGTAAGGCAATGAATCTAGAGAATGCGGTTGTGACTGTTGATATTGAGCGCAACGACGAGGTTGAAAAATTTTCTCGTGATATTCAGTTGATCGGCAATCTGAGTGTGGAAGAAAAAGAACGTTTATTAGAGATTGCTAATAAATGTCCAATTCATAAAGCATTGACAGGGCAAATACAAATAAAAACCCAGCTTGTAAGTTAA
- the ybeY gene encoding rRNA maturation RNase YbeY — protein sequence MSSNSKLLIDIQTASPAIEAALKKIASSALIKKWIKAATPLSGLLTLRFVNSTEGKKLNAAFRKKHYATNVLTFPYEHSKSALSADIIFCLPVIRKEAKEQGKTVKAHLAHLIVHGCLHAQGFDHEHEKETKKMEKLEVALLKKLGFTDPYLTTQ from the coding sequence ATGTCATCTAACTCAAAACTATTGATTGATATTCAGACGGCGAGCCCAGCTATTGAAGCAGCCCTTAAGAAAATTGCCTCTTCAGCTTTGATCAAAAAATGGATCAAAGCTGCTACTCCTCTTAGCGGTCTTCTCACACTACGTTTTGTGAATTCGACCGAAGGGAAAAAACTGAATGCAGCCTTTCGAAAAAAACATTACGCAACCAATGTTTTGACATTTCCCTATGAGCACTCAAAAAGCGCTTTAAGCGCTGATATTATTTTTTGCCTACCAGTGATTCGGAAAGAGGCAAAAGAGCAAGGTAAAACTGTAAAAGCACATTTAGCCCATTTGATCGTTCATGGATGTCTTCATGCTCAAGGCTTTGATCACGAACATGAAAAAGAAACAAAGAAGATGGAAAAATTAGAGGTGGCACTTCTGAAAAAATTGGGTTTTACGGACCCCTACCTAACAACACAATAA
- a CDS encoding Rap1a/Tai family immunity protein has product MKKVLVVLAALGAFSGLVQAQEKIQVLSTQELVNVCKLPASPESRSFCVGYATSVYDTYLVTRHPQRAKPFICVKQPAPQRDVVIGDFVKWAGENQQFADKPAAGVFLGFLADRFPCGKK; this is encoded by the coding sequence ATGAAGAAAGTCCTAGTCGTTTTAGCCGCTCTTGGCGCCTTTTCAGGCCTTGTGCAAGCTCAAGAAAAAATCCAAGTGCTCAGCACCCAAGAGCTGGTAAATGTTTGCAAATTACCTGCAAGCCCTGAATCACGTAGCTTCTGTGTTGGCTATGCCACTAGCGTATATGACACTTATTTAGTAACTCGTCACCCACAACGCGCAAAACCTTTTATCTGTGTAAAACAACCAGCGCCACAACGTGATGTTGTTATTGGTGACTTTGTTAAATGGGCTGGGGAAAACCAACAATTCGCTGACAAACCTGCAGCTGGTGTATTCCTAGGCTTTTTGGCTGATCGCTTTCCATGTGGCAAGAAATAA
- a CDS encoding gamma carbonic anhydrase family protein produces the protein MAIFELDGNAPQLAQGAWVAESAEVIGRVELHRNANIWPNVVIRGDNDLIQIGEGSNVQDASVLHTDPGYELIIGKEVTVGHKVMLHGCHIGDGSLIGIGAVILNGAKIGKHCLVGAGALVTEGKEFPDNSMILGSPAKVVKTLSPEQTAGMQDIAGRYVKNAQRYIKTLKKIA, from the coding sequence ATGGCTATATTTGAACTGGACGGAAATGCCCCTCAACTTGCCCAGGGCGCGTGGGTTGCTGAAAGTGCTGAAGTTATCGGCAGGGTAGAACTGCATCGAAATGCCAATATTTGGCCAAATGTTGTTATTCGTGGCGATAACGATTTAATTCAGATTGGCGAAGGAAGCAATGTGCAGGACGCTTCTGTATTGCATACCGATCCCGGATATGAGCTCATTATCGGCAAAGAAGTTACCGTTGGTCATAAGGTGATGCTTCATGGCTGCCATATTGGCGATGGTAGTTTGATTGGCATTGGCGCGGTTATCTTAAATGGCGCCAAAATTGGAAAGCACTGTCTTGTAGGTGCGGGTGCACTCGTCACTGAAGGTAAAGAGTTTCCTGATAATTCTATGATTTTGGGTTCACCAGCCAAGGTTGTAAAGACGCTGAGTCCCGAACAAACTGCAGGTATGCAAGATATCGCTGGACGCTATGTAAAAAATGCTCAGCGCTATATCAAGACCTTGAAAAAGATCGCCTAA